Proteins from a genomic interval of Streptomyces sp. NBC_00820:
- a CDS encoding DUF2165 domain-containing protein, with the protein MTTTPTDITSPAGTTRRTGLSLASGVLTGILALYIALVALGNITDYGTNQQFVRHVLAMDTTFGDDDLMGRAITGTGLQDAAYDAIIVWESVAAVVLVWGTLLWMRRRHERARRVSTYGLLMLLLLFGAGFIAIGGEWFAMWQSKTWNGLDAATRVFLLAGVALIVNQLPGGGQPPRGND; encoded by the coding sequence ATGACCACCACCCCCACCGACATCACCAGCCCCGCCGGGACCACGCGCCGCACCGGCCTGTCCCTGGCCTCGGGAGTGCTCACGGGCATCCTCGCCCTCTACATCGCCCTGGTCGCGCTCGGGAACATCACCGACTACGGCACGAACCAGCAGTTCGTCCGGCATGTGCTGGCGATGGACACGACGTTCGGGGACGACGACCTGATGGGCCGGGCCATCACCGGCACCGGGCTCCAGGACGCCGCCTACGACGCGATCATCGTGTGGGAGTCGGTGGCGGCCGTCGTCCTCGTCTGGGGCACCCTGCTGTGGATGCGCCGCCGGCACGAGCGGGCCCGGCGCGTGTCCACCTACGGCCTGCTGATGCTCCTGCTGCTGTTCGGTGCCGGATTCATCGCCATAGGCGGCGAGTGGTTCGCCATGTGGCAGTCGAAGACCTGGAACGGGCTGGACGCGGCGACCCGGGTGTTCCTGCTCGCCGGAGTGGCCCTGATCGTCAACCAGTTGCCGGGCGGCGGGCAGCCGCCGCGGGGCAACGACTGA
- a CDS encoding sodium:solute symporter family protein → MNGLDWAVLIGYFGVMVAIGVWSHKRVDNVSDFFTAGGKMPWWLSGISHHMSGYSAVMFTGYAGIAYTYGVTSFVTWSFPIALGIAIGSRLFAPRVNRLRSRLHVASPLEYLRNRYNLPTQQALAWSGMLLKIVDVAAKWAAIATLLSVFTGVSLNQGILITGAITAVYCTIGGLWADALTELGQFVIQLLAGVSMFVAVVLKLSDKNIGFLGAWDEPALHGHGKPLVGPYGTVFLLAFLFIKLFEYNGGMLNQAQRYMATGSAREAERSARLSALLWLVWPVVLFFPMWMSPLLVHAQKPDGSDSYGLMTEQLLPHGLLGLVIVGFFSHTMAMCSSDANAIAAVFTRDVAPVVSRRARAWGERSGLLAARVTTVVFLALSMAVATQVSSPTFKDIITVVIKWVAGLMGPIAIPMMLGLLRPFRRSGPTAALTSWAAGLLAFWLVNYPINWQVDGGVPLQYQVSVPLAVSLVLYVLIGYVKPEDTPERVAVIERINTDGDGVAAVPAPSGAGDEVRGAQARE, encoded by the coding sequence ATGAACGGTCTCGACTGGGCCGTACTCATCGGCTACTTCGGTGTGATGGTCGCGATCGGCGTCTGGTCGCACAAGCGCGTGGACAACGTCAGCGACTTCTTCACGGCCGGCGGCAAGATGCCCTGGTGGCTCTCCGGCATCTCGCACCACATGTCGGGCTACAGCGCGGTGATGTTCACCGGGTACGCGGGCATCGCGTACACCTACGGCGTCACCTCGTTCGTCACCTGGTCCTTCCCGATCGCCCTCGGCATCGCCATCGGCTCCAGACTCTTCGCGCCGCGCGTCAACCGGCTGCGGTCGCGGCTCCACGTGGCCTCTCCGCTGGAGTACCTGAGGAACCGGTACAACCTCCCCACCCAGCAGGCGCTGGCCTGGTCGGGGATGCTGCTGAAGATCGTGGACGTGGCGGCCAAGTGGGCGGCGATCGCGACACTGCTGTCGGTGTTCACGGGTGTCTCGCTGAACCAGGGCATCCTCATCACGGGCGCGATCACCGCCGTCTACTGCACGATCGGCGGCCTGTGGGCGGACGCGCTGACCGAACTCGGCCAGTTCGTGATCCAGTTGCTGGCCGGTGTCTCGATGTTCGTCGCGGTCGTGCTGAAGCTGAGCGACAAGAACATCGGGTTCCTCGGGGCCTGGGACGAGCCGGCGCTGCACGGGCACGGCAAGCCTCTGGTCGGGCCCTACGGAACGGTCTTCCTCCTCGCGTTCCTCTTCATCAAGCTCTTCGAGTACAACGGCGGCATGCTCAACCAGGCCCAGCGCTACATGGCGACGGGCAGTGCGCGCGAGGCCGAGCGCTCGGCGCGCCTGTCCGCGCTCCTCTGGCTGGTCTGGCCGGTGGTCCTCTTCTTCCCCATGTGGATGTCCCCGCTCCTGGTGCACGCGCAGAAGCCGGACGGCTCGGACTCCTACGGGCTGATGACGGAACAGCTGCTGCCGCACGGGCTGCTGGGGCTGGTGATCGTCGGCTTCTTCTCCCACACGATGGCCATGTGCTCGTCGGACGCGAACGCGATCGCGGCGGTCTTCACGCGTGATGTGGCGCCCGTGGTGTCGCGGCGGGCGCGGGCGTGGGGCGAGCGGTCGGGGCTGCTGGCGGCCCGGGTCACGACGGTCGTCTTCCTTGCGCTCTCCATGGCGGTGGCCACGCAGGTCAGCTCCCCCACGTTCAAGGACATCATCACGGTGGTCATCAAGTGGGTGGCCGGTCTCATGGGGCCGATCGCCATCCCGATGATGCTGGGGCTGCTGCGGCCGTTCCGCCGCTCCGGTCCGACGGCCGCGCTCACCAGCTGGGCGGCGGGGCTGCTGGCCTTCTGGCTGGTCAACTACCCCATCAACTGGCAGGTCGACGGGGGAGTTCCGCTGCAGTACCAGGTCTCCGTGCCGCTGGCGGTCTCGCTGGTGCTGTACGTGCTGATCGGGTACGTGAAGCCCGAGGACACGCCGGAGCGGGTGGCTGTGATCGAGCGGATCAACACGGATGGGGACGGGGTCGCTGCGGTGCCGGCGCCTTCGGGGGCGGGGGACGAGGTTCGGGGGGCGCAGGCGCGGGAGTAG
- a CDS encoding tetratricopeptide repeat protein, whose protein sequence is MQELIGRRRRAGFVGRSDERAAFRENLDLPPEDERHRFLFHIHGNAGVGKTFLVRELEQTARDRGALTAYVDEGAGSVPEALAVISRECARQGHEFRKLDRALASYRERRHEAEAVAAGLESAPDAPSPVTTTAVRAGLAGLGLIPGAGPFVGAVDPAQLSQYADRLRRGLSARFSNQDDVQLVLSPERALTPKLLDELADVAAGVPWIILFFDTYERTGPVLDSWLHDLMTTDQYGALPSNVVMVTAGQHPFDTARWGGFADFMTEVPLGPFTEAEARGLLADRGVVAEPVVAEVLRLTGGLPLLVSTLAEQRPADLDGIGDPSATAVERFLKWERDPVRRAVALACALPRGLDMDVFRAAVDSTEEESEGLFTWLRGLSFVDDRGDRPRYHDLVRETMLRLLRRRSPQGWRERHEGLAAIYGRWCGEAADGIPPVEVWQQKRWRELRLEQAYHLLCARPRTELAGALKTVIEACRWEQADGRRWARMLEEAGGAADDAELRDWGRRLRDALADDQQGMISAVDLLLSRPGLDTSGRALAHGLKGRQLRRGGEYRRALAEYDRAVALSERAALPDTDLAFLYYGRGATHQSLTDFPSALADLDRADALCPDDAEILGERAETYRMAGRFEEAGTEFDRAVALDPADSYALACRAVCRHALGRLDEALADFDRALALDGTYTWALVRRARLRRARGELDESFADLDLAVSLAGSSAWVASERGDAYRLASRYEEAVTELSRAVELQPEYASALASRGVACRELGRHEEALADLDRAIALVPGYSWALGHRAQCKRELGDEEGMFADLRLAVEADPDLDWIHTELGDAHRRAGRYQEALPFLRRARELDPDDAWTLAVLGAVHLGLRDYPNAFRHLDRALTLDPEYGWALTQRAPAALETGRTERALADLDRCVALEVSVDWARGQAVDLLMRCGRWPEAHARLAEADRSGLPGEVLEEQRAEAYRHTRQWAAAGREAERMRVRDPLAGAVCLALAVTGAHGASTAEPLWREAPRLLDQADLHAPFVQCLVGCAVGEWSVADAALAELLAAEPPWDGLALLADALVELMTAPGADRARIAPRLATVAATRDAVQARYAE, encoded by the coding sequence ATGCAGGAACTGATCGGACGGCGCAGACGGGCCGGGTTCGTCGGCCGGAGCGACGAACGGGCCGCGTTCCGGGAGAACCTGGACCTTCCGCCCGAGGACGAACGCCACCGCTTCCTCTTCCACATCCACGGCAACGCGGGCGTCGGCAAGACGTTCCTGGTCCGGGAGCTGGAGCAGACCGCGCGGGACCGGGGCGCGCTGACGGCCTACGTGGACGAGGGCGCGGGCAGCGTGCCGGAGGCGCTGGCGGTGATCAGCCGCGAATGCGCCCGGCAGGGACACGAGTTCAGGAAACTCGATCGCGCGCTGGCGTCGTACCGGGAGCGCCGGCACGAGGCCGAAGCCGTGGCCGCGGGACTCGAGTCCGCACCGGACGCCCCGTCGCCGGTGACCACCACCGCCGTCCGGGCCGGACTGGCGGGCCTGGGGCTGATCCCCGGCGCCGGACCGTTCGTGGGCGCGGTCGACCCGGCCCAGCTCAGCCAGTACGCCGACCGGCTGCGCCGCGGACTGAGCGCGCGGTTCAGCAACCAGGACGACGTCCAGCTGGTGCTGTCCCCCGAACGGGCGCTGACCCCCAAGCTGCTGGACGAGCTGGCGGACGTGGCGGCCGGCGTGCCGTGGATCATCCTGTTCTTCGACACGTACGAGCGGACCGGGCCGGTTCTCGACAGCTGGCTGCACGACCTCATGACCACCGACCAGTACGGCGCCCTGCCGTCCAACGTGGTCATGGTCACCGCCGGACAGCACCCCTTCGACACAGCCCGCTGGGGCGGCTTCGCGGACTTCATGACGGAGGTGCCGCTCGGGCCGTTCACGGAGGCGGAGGCGCGAGGGCTGCTCGCCGACCGTGGCGTGGTGGCCGAGCCGGTCGTGGCGGAGGTCCTGCGGCTGACCGGAGGACTGCCCCTGCTGGTGTCGACGCTGGCCGAACAGCGCCCCGCCGACCTCGACGGCATCGGCGACCCCAGCGCGACGGCGGTCGAACGCTTCCTGAAGTGGGAGCGGGATCCGGTACGCCGAGCGGTGGCACTCGCCTGCGCCCTGCCCCGGGGGCTGGACATGGACGTGTTCCGCGCGGCCGTGGACAGCACGGAGGAGGAGTCGGAGGGCCTCTTCACCTGGCTGCGGGGACTCTCCTTCGTGGACGACCGGGGCGACCGGCCGCGCTACCACGACCTGGTGCGCGAGACGATGCTGCGGTTGCTGCGCCGACGCTCTCCCCAGGGGTGGCGGGAACGCCACGAAGGGCTCGCGGCGATCTACGGCCGCTGGTGCGGGGAGGCCGCCGACGGCATCCCCCCGGTGGAGGTGTGGCAGCAGAAGCGGTGGCGCGAACTGCGCCTGGAGCAGGCGTACCACCTCCTGTGCGCCCGGCCGCGCACGGAACTGGCCGGGGCGCTGAAGACCGTGATCGAGGCCTGCCGCTGGGAGCAGGCGGACGGCCGTCGCTGGGCCCGCATGCTGGAGGAGGCGGGCGGCGCGGCGGACGACGCGGAGCTGCGCGACTGGGGCCGACGGCTCCGGGACGCACTCGCGGACGACCAGCAGGGGATGATCAGCGCCGTGGACCTGCTCCTGTCCCGCCCCGGGCTCGACACCTCCGGGCGAGCGCTGGCGCACGGCCTCAAGGGGAGGCAGCTGCGCAGGGGAGGCGAGTACCGGCGGGCACTGGCCGAATACGACCGGGCGGTGGCGCTCAGCGAGCGCGCGGCCCTGCCGGACACCGACCTCGCCTTTCTGTACTACGGCCGCGGCGCCACTCACCAGTCGCTGACCGACTTCCCGTCCGCGCTGGCCGACCTCGACCGGGCGGACGCGCTGTGCCCCGACGACGCGGAGATCCTCGGCGAGCGCGCGGAGACCTATCGCATGGCCGGACGGTTCGAGGAAGCCGGCACGGAGTTCGACCGTGCCGTAGCCCTGGACCCGGCGGACTCCTACGCGCTCGCGTGCCGCGCGGTCTGCCGGCACGCGCTCGGACGACTGGACGAAGCGCTGGCCGACTTCGACCGGGCTCTCGCCCTGGACGGCACCTACACATGGGCACTGGTCCGCAGAGCGCGACTGCGGCGCGCCCGCGGGGAGTTGGACGAGTCGTTCGCGGATCTCGACCTGGCTGTCTCCCTCGCGGGGTCGTCGGCCTGGGTGGCGTCCGAGCGAGGCGACGCCTACCGGCTGGCAAGCCGGTACGAGGAAGCGGTCACCGAGCTGAGCCGGGCCGTCGAGCTGCAACCCGAATACGCCTCGGCCCTGGCGAGCCGTGGTGTGGCCTGCCGTGAACTGGGCCGCCACGAAGAGGCGTTGGCGGACCTCGACCGCGCGATCGCGCTCGTCCCCGGCTACTCCTGGGCGCTGGGGCACCGGGCGCAGTGCAAGCGGGAACTGGGCGACGAGGAAGGGATGTTCGCCGATCTGCGGCTGGCCGTCGAGGCGGATCCGGACCTCGACTGGATCCACACCGAGCTGGGCGACGCCCACCGGCGCGCCGGCCGGTACCAGGAGGCGCTGCCCTTCCTCCGGCGTGCGCGGGAACTGGATCCCGACGACGCCTGGACGCTGGCCGTCCTGGGCGCCGTCCACCTCGGACTGAGGGACTACCCGAACGCCTTCCGGCACCTGGACCGCGCGTTGACCCTGGACCCCGAGTACGGCTGGGCGCTGACCCAGCGCGCGCCGGCCGCCCTGGAGACCGGCCGCACGGAGCGGGCCCTGGCCGACCTGGACCGGTGCGTCGCCCTGGAGGTGAGCGTGGACTGGGCCCGCGGTCAGGCCGTGGATCTGCTGATGCGGTGCGGCCGATGGCCGGAAGCACACGCACGGCTGGCGGAGGCCGACCGCTCGGGGCTCCCGGGGGAAGTCCTGGAGGAACAGCGCGCGGAGGCCTACCGGCACACCCGGCAGTGGGCGGCGGCCGGACGGGAAGCCGAGCGGATGCGCGTACGGGACCCCCTCGCCGGTGCCGTCTGTCTCGCCCTGGCCGTCACCGGGGCGCACGGCGCGAGCACGGCGGAACCACTGTGGCGGGAGGCGCCACGGCTGCTGGATCAGGCCGACCTCCACGCCCCGTTCGTCCAGTGCCTCGTGGGCTGTGCCGTGGGTGAGTGGAGCGTCGCCGACGCGGCACTCGCCGAGTTGCTGGCCGCGGAGCCGCCCTGGGACGGCCTGGCCCTGCTGGCCGACGCGCTCGTCGAGCTCATGACCGCCCCCGGAGCGGACCGAGCCCGCATCGCACCCCGCTTGGCGACGGTGGCGGCGACCCGGGACGCCGTCCAGGCACGCTACGCGGAGTGA
- a CDS encoding MFS transporter translates to MATAEPTRADDADPDRGPGPRIHPSATDTDGNRAPRENRTDRRSATRTHATAVTPAPAPAPASADGDSDADADRDADGDGDGRTGAHDHGTYTGVPLWLVRARLAAEPLRQTFLKYPVLSVTALAAVLHVIWFFTFANSGGDLAAQDAWAEFVGRHPDSAYNLAWYGGMHPVSYSVVSPYLMSVLGVRTTMMIAGTVSAGLLTLILVRGRTVRNPLGATLAGVFALLCNAVSGRVTFGLGTMFALGSVAAVFCWPYRWRFKRWAKALTAAPLAALATMSSPVAGLFVGLVAVALFLQKRRPGAWALGLAPAAVVAVSAWLFPFSGTQPMTFGSVIMPLLYGLLCVFLVPKQWVTVRLTAGVYSLSVVLVWLISSQIGSNISRLPMLFAGVALVAALPFTVPRSRKWYATVLACLGFTGWIGFKSVDDIIHTTPTPSWALELAPLVHELQRAGAQKGRVEVVPPRSHREASALAPYVNLARGWNRQADMERNPLFYDDTLNSANYHAWLQRWAVHFVVLPKDDPDGDGGERERALVRRGMPYLTQVWGDANWQLFRVTDPAPLAEPNAVVDRAEQGEMTLEVREAGRVVIRIPYSPWLSIVDEQGRSLEPPQETPASKRRAEDAPKTYDNVNGCLTETPEDAQGDRWTVLLAPKAGTYRLAAPYQLPRGTPCPEGLG, encoded by the coding sequence GTGGCCACAGCCGAGCCGACGCGCGCCGACGACGCCGACCCCGATCGGGGGCCCGGCCCGCGAATACACCCATCCGCGACGGACACGGACGGTAATCGCGCACCGCGCGAGAACCGCACGGACCGCCGGAGCGCCACGCGTACCCACGCGACCGCCGTCACCCCGGCCCCGGCCCCGGCCCCGGCCTCCGCGGACGGGGACAGCGACGCGGACGCGGACAGGGACGCGGACGGGGACGGGGACGGCCGTACCGGCGCGCACGACCATGGCACATACACCGGCGTGCCCCTCTGGCTCGTCCGCGCCCGCCTCGCCGCCGAACCCCTTCGGCAGACGTTCCTGAAGTACCCCGTGCTGTCCGTCACCGCCCTCGCGGCCGTGCTGCACGTCATCTGGTTCTTCACGTTCGCGAACAGTGGCGGCGACCTCGCGGCGCAGGACGCCTGGGCGGAGTTCGTCGGGCGGCACCCGGACTCGGCGTACAACCTCGCCTGGTACGGGGGCATGCACCCGGTGTCGTACAGCGTGGTGTCGCCGTATCTGATGTCGGTGCTCGGCGTCCGTACGACGATGATGATCGCCGGGACCGTCTCGGCGGGCCTGCTGACGCTGATCCTGGTCCGCGGGCGGACGGTGCGGAACCCGCTGGGGGCCACGCTCGCCGGGGTCTTCGCGCTGCTGTGCAACGCGGTGTCCGGGCGGGTGACGTTCGGGCTCGGCACGATGTTCGCGCTCGGCTCGGTCGCGGCCGTCTTCTGCTGGCCGTACCGGTGGCGGTTCAAACGCTGGGCGAAGGCTCTGACCGCCGCCCCGCTCGCGGCGCTCGCCACCATGTCCTCGCCGGTCGCCGGGCTCTTCGTGGGACTGGTCGCGGTCGCACTGTTCCTGCAGAAGCGGCGGCCGGGCGCGTGGGCGCTCGGTCTCGCGCCCGCGGCCGTCGTGGCCGTCTCGGCGTGGCTGTTCCCGTTCTCCGGCACGCAGCCGATGACGTTCGGCTCGGTGATCATGCCCCTGCTGTACGGGCTGCTGTGCGTGTTCCTCGTGCCGAAGCAGTGGGTCACCGTCCGGCTGACGGCGGGCGTCTACAGCCTGTCCGTGGTCCTGGTGTGGCTGATCAGCTCGCAGATCGGCTCGAACATCTCGCGGCTGCCGATGCTGTTCGCGGGCGTCGCGCTGGTCGCCGCGCTGCCGTTCACGGTGCCGCGCTCGCGCAAGTGGTACGCGACCGTGCTGGCCTGTCTGGGCTTCACGGGCTGGATCGGCTTCAAGTCGGTCGACGACATCATCCACACGACCCCGACACCGTCCTGGGCCCTTGAACTGGCCCCGCTGGTCCACGAGCTGCAGCGGGCCGGCGCGCAGAAGGGCCGGGTCGAGGTGGTCCCGCCCCGCTCGCACCGCGAGGCCTCCGCGCTCGCGCCGTACGTCAACCTGGCGCGCGGCTGGAACCGGCAGGCCGACATGGAGCGCAACCCGCTCTTCTACGACGACACGCTCAACTCGGCGAACTACCACGCGTGGCTCCAGCGGTGGGCCGTGCACTTCGTGGTGCTGCCGAAGGACGACCCGGACGGGGACGGCGGTGAGCGCGAGCGGGCACTGGTGCGGCGCGGGATGCCGTATCTGACGCAGGTCTGGGGCGACGCCAACTGGCAGCTGTTCCGGGTGACCGACCCCGCGCCGCTGGCCGAGCCGAACGCGGTCGTGGACCGGGCCGAGCAGGGCGAGATGACGCTGGAGGTGCGCGAGGCCGGGCGGGTGGTGATCAGGATTCCGTACTCGCCGTGGCTGAGCATCGTGGACGAGCAGGGCAGGAGCCTGGAGCCGCCGCAGGAGACGCCGGCGTCCAAGCGCCGGGCCGAGGACGCGCCGAAGACGTACGACAACGTCAACGGGTGTCTGACGGAGACGCCGGAGGACGCGCAGGGGGACAGGTGGACCGTGCTGCTGGCGCCGAAGGCGGGGACCTACCGGCTGGCGGCGCCGTACCAGCTGCCGCGGGGCACGCCGTGCCCCGAAGGGCTGGGCTAG
- a CDS encoding ADP-ribosylglycohydrolase family protein: MSATTGAVWGRVEQQDFRSRVRGTLLGVALGDALGGPVDALALDEIRASCGGEGLLDLAYGHGRRGTVTHHTQLTLFTVDGLIRAQVRRDTGAWHPPTDVHRAYRRWAATQRDWGPDERRKEDGWLAREEWLYARRDPTRSLLIGFGDDTMGTLEKPKNPGELGPEAVARSAPFGLLVGWEPQLVLQLAIECAAQTHGHPISCLAAGAYAVIVHGLARGESLDGAVQRALVLLAGRPGYQPVAGALQHALGAVRQGMPTPTRVEELAGDGTADGLLAASVYCALVGEDVRHGLCLSINQSGPSAAAGALTGGLLGALHGETALPPAWLTELEGRPTLLELADDFAMEMTQGPALHGPAGSSPAWLTRYPRA, from the coding sequence GTGAGTGCGACAACCGGTGCCGTCTGGGGCCGTGTCGAACAGCAGGACTTCCGCAGCCGGGTGCGCGGCACCCTGCTCGGCGTCGCCCTCGGGGACGCGCTGGGCGGGCCGGTGGACGCGCTCGCCCTGGACGAGATCAGGGCGTCCTGCGGCGGGGAGGGCCTGCTGGACCTCGCCTACGGGCACGGGCGGCGCGGCACGGTCACCCACCACACCCAGCTCACCCTCTTCACGGTGGACGGCCTCATCCGCGCACAGGTGCGCCGCGACACCGGCGCCTGGCACCCGCCGACCGACGTGCACCGGGCGTACCGGCGGTGGGCCGCCACCCAGCGGGACTGGGGACCGGACGAGCGCCGCAAGGAAGACGGCTGGCTGGCGCGCGAGGAGTGGCTGTACGCCCGCCGCGATCCCACCCGCTCGCTGCTCATCGGCTTCGGCGACGACACCATGGGCACCCTGGAGAAGCCGAAGAACCCCGGCGAACTCGGCCCGGAGGCGGTGGCCCGCTCGGCCCCCTTCGGCCTACTCGTCGGCTGGGAGCCCCAACTCGTCCTCCAACTGGCCATCGAGTGCGCGGCCCAGACCCACGGCCACCCCATCTCCTGCCTCGCGGCGGGCGCGTACGCCGTCATCGTCCACGGGCTGGCGCGCGGCGAGAGCCTGGACGGCGCCGTCCAGCGCGCCCTCGTCCTCCTCGCCGGCCGCCCCGGGTACCAGCCCGTCGCCGGCGCCCTCCAGCACGCCCTCGGCGCCGTACGCCAGGGCATGCCCACCCCGACACGCGTCGAGGAACTCGCCGGGGACGGCACGGCCGACGGCCTCCTCGCCGCCTCCGTCTACTGCGCCCTGGTCGGCGAGGACGTACGCCACGGCCTGTGCCTGTCCATCAACCAGAGCGGCCCCAGCGCGGCGGCGGGCGCCCTCACCGGCGGCCTCCTGGGCGCCCTGCACGGCGAGACGGCCCTCCCCCCGGCCTGGCTGACCGAACTGGAGGGCCGCCCCACCCTCCTGGAACTCGCGGACGACTTCGCCATGGAAATGACCCAGGGCCCCGCCCTGCACGGCCCCGCCGGCTCCTCCCCAGCCTGGCTCACCCGCTACCCCAGAGCCTGA